Below is a window of Candidatus Eisenbacteria bacterium DNA.
CGTCACCCTGCGTGTGTAGGTGCTGAAGTCATGATAGCGGATTTTGAGTTGCACAATCCGGCCGGTGACATCGTCCCGGCGCAGGCGCCTGGAGACGCGCAGCGATTGGTCGAGCAGCATACCTTCCAGCAATTCACCATCCGTCTGATCCCTTGCGAAGGTCTGCTCATGGCTGTACGATTTCGCGTCCCAATCAGGAACGACATCGCGGTCGTCGCTCCCTTGGGAAAGGTCATAGAGGTGTTCGCCGTGCAGCCCGAAGCGGTGGACAAGCCTTTTCCGCCCCGCTGCGGCGAGATCGCCGATCGTCCGAAGACCCATCCCCTCCAAGATCTCCCGTGTCCGCGGCCCCACACCCCAGAGATCGGAAATAGGGAGCGGGTGGAGAAAGGCGATGACGCCACCCGGCTCGACAACCGTGAGACCATCCGGCTTTTGATGATCGGAGGCGATCTTGGCGACGAATTTGACCGGGGCGATTCCCACCGATGCGGTGAGGCGGGTCGCCTCCAGGATCGCATTTTTGATCTTGCGGCCAATGTCGGGTGGATCGCCAAGGGCGTTGCGTGTCCCGGTCAGATCGAGGAATCCCTCGTCGAGAGAGAGGGGCTCGACGCAGGGGGAATAGGAATGGAGGATATCCATGATCTGCCTGGACACCGCCCGGTATTTTGTGAAATTGACGGGGAGGCGGACGAGGTGGGGGCAGAGCCCGTAATGTCCAAAAACTCGATCGAAGGTTAAATTCCTCTCCAGTTATTCCTTCCGACCGTCAACTTTCCTGATTTTCCGTCGATATTGAGCTGTATTTAAGATGATCAACAGACCTGGATTGCCGAATACGGAATATTGGGCGTATTTATCCCATCATTTGTAAGTGTACGAATCTATATCCCCAGTCCTAATTCAGCTCAGGCGGCGTCGCGGTAGTAGTATTTCAGGATACCACCGAGTCTCTCGCGGCAGCGCACATTCCCCATCCGTCTGTTGAGCGATTCAGATGGCTCGATCAGTCGGTTGTCGAGACCCTGATGATTTCGTTCGCGGTGATAATGTTCGAGGAATTGCCTTACGGCTCGGCGGACGGAGCCCTCGCCGAAGAAGATCATTTGATACAGGCATTCCTCTTTGAGGCTGCGCATGAAACGTTCGATATAGGCATTCAGGTTCGGTGATTGCGGTGGGAGCCGCACGGGTTTGACTTGTGCTTCTTTGAGCATTAAGCGGAAGGATGCGCAGAACTTCGTGTCGCGATCCATGATGAGATCGTTCGGACCGGGGAGGAATCCGTCATCGGGATCGGTGAGATTTCTTCCGACCTGCTTGATCCATTCCTCATGGGGATTCGTCGTGCAGCCGGCGAAATGAACACGGCGTGTGGAAAGCTCGATGGCGAAGAGAAGATAGTATGTGACGAGACCGCCCTTGGTCCAGACCTCGATTGTTGTGAAATCAATAGCGGCGAGGACTTCCCAATGAGCTTTGAGAAAGGTCGCCCAGGTCATTTGGCGTTTGCGTTCCGGCGCGGGGTCGATGCCGTGTTCGCGGAGGATGTTACCGACCGTTGTCTTCTCGAGTGAGTATCCCAAGTTTTTCAAAGAGCCTGTTATGCGCCTGGCTCCCCAAGTTGGGTTCTCACGGGCTATGCGAAGAATCAGATCGACGACTACTTTTCTGATCCGGGGCCGGCCGTGGGCTTGGCGACAATAGGCGTAATCCCATTTCCGAGCGATCAGCATGCGATGCCAGCGCAGAATTGTATCTGGCGAGAAGGCGGTGCCGATCTCTTTGAGGATTCTGCGACCGAGCGCTTTGCCTTTAACGGCGAGGCGCCGGCGTTGGTTGTCGTTGAGTTTAATCCTGCTCTTGCCGTGGGCTGCTTTGAGCACCTGGTTTTCGGCGCGCAGGTATTCGATGATGGCCTGCTGCTCGCGATTAACCCATCCGGCAAAGGCGGCCAGGAGAAGATGCCAAGGCTGTAAGATGAATTCCACCGATGTCTCCATCCGTCATTTTTCGACGGCAAAATCGGTCAGGATGGGGGAGAGGGGGTGGAGTTGTCAAGAGGACGGGAAATAGTGGCCTAAAAATAGCCAATTATCCGGCCAGTAGCCAAATTGCTAAATTCCTCAAGATTCTAGGAAATTACCTCCCAGCGGGCTCCGCGGCCTCTGCCGGTAAGGCGGACTTTCTCCTGCTTTTTCAGATCAGCAAGGACCTTTTTTATGAGTTGCGTGCTAGCTGATGGCAATTGAATGGCCAAATCCCCCAGTGTGAATTGCTCAACCTGAGCAAGAATAGTCTGTTTTACAATATCGCTCTTAGCGATTCGGGAATCAGTAGATTCTAGCTGCCTCTCAAACTCTTTGTAAGCGTTGCGTAACAGACCAAGTTGGTAATTCCACCAGGGTATTAGATTATTCTTGCCCTTATGCCACCCTTTGGAGCAATCGGCTAGTACGCGATAGTAATCTTCTCGGCTTTGTTCAACTAGACGTTCAAGGCTGATATAGCGTGATACCTGGAATCCATGAGCTTGAAGCAGAAGTGTTGTGACTAAGCGTGATACTCTCCCGTTTCCATCGCGAAAAGGATGAATACACAATAGATCAAACACAAATGTGGCAATGATTAGAAGAGGAGGAATAGTTGGTTCATTGCAGGCTTCATGATATTCATTGCAAAGGACATCAACCGCTTTGGGTGTAGCTTTGGCTGAGAGTGGAGTGAATCTGATTTTTCTTTCGCCGTTAGGCAGGATCTCGATAATTTCATTGTTGCGCTTTTTCCACTCTCCGGCATCGCCGGAAAAACCTCCCTGGGCAAGAGAGTGGAGTCGTTGAATTGTGGAAGGTTTT
It encodes the following:
- a CDS encoding DNA polymerase IV; amino-acid sequence: MSRQIMDILHSYSPCVEPLSLDEGFLDLTGTRNALGDPPDIGRKIKNAILEATRLTASVGIAPVKFVAKIASDHQKPDGLTVVEPGGVIAFLHPLPISDLWGVGPRTREILEGMGLRTIGDLAAAGRKRLVHRFGLHGEHLYDLSQGSDDRDVVPDWDAKSYSHEQTFARDQTDGELLEGMLLDQSLRVSRRLRRDDVTGRIVQLKIRYHDFSTYTRRVT
- a CDS encoding DDE-type integrase/transposase/recombinase is translated as METSVEFILQPWHLLLAAFAGWVNREQQAIIEYLRAENQVLKAAHGKSRIKLNDNQRRRLAVKGKALGRRILKEIGTAFSPDTILRWHRMLIARKWDYAYCRQAHGRPRIRKVVVDLILRIARENPTWGARRITGSLKNLGYSLEKTTVGNILREHGIDPAPERKRQMTWATFLKAHWEVLAAIDFTTIEVWTKGGLVTYYLLFAIELSTRRVHFAGCTTNPHEEWIKQVGRNLTDPDDGFLPGPNDLIMDRDTKFCASFRLMLKEAQVKPVRLPPQSPNLNAYIERFMRSLKEECLYQMIFFGEGSVRRAVRQFLEHYHRERNHQGLDNRLIEPSESLNRRMGNVRCRERLGGILKYYYRDAA
- a CDS encoding Fic family protein, which gives rise to MLSLNAKKLAEVTIPVSTGWLLGSCMEARGKQDLWMKQKPEVLDVLREQAIIQSVESSNRIEGVTIPAERLRPIVIGKARPRDRSEEELAGYKRALDWIFTRQRKIIVKPSTIQRLHSLAQGGFSGDAGEWKKRNNEIIEILPNGERKIRFTPLSAKATPKAVDVLCNEYHEACNEPTIPPLLIIATFVFDLLCIHPFRDGNGRVSRLVTTLLLQAHGFQVSRYISLERLVEQSREDYYRVLADCSKGWHKGKNNLIPWWNYQLGLLRNAYKEFERQLESTDSRIAKSDIVKQTILAQVEQFTLGDLAIQLPSASTQLIKKVLADLKKQEKVRLTGRGRGARWEVIS